The Opisthocomus hoazin isolate bOpiHoa1 chromosome 20, bOpiHoa1.hap1, whole genome shotgun sequence genome window below encodes:
- the LOC104339622 gene encoding pinopsin translates to MQSSSGACQALLLYKEALLLGRVTCIGSRRPMDSSNHSQEPPHTGTPGPFDGPQWPHQAPRGLYLSVAVLMGIVVVSASVVNGLVIVVSIRYKKLRSPLNYILVNLAVADLLVTLCGSSVSFSNNINGFFVFGKRMCELEGFMVSLTGIVGLWSLAILAFERYVVVCRPLGDFRFQHRHAVSGCAFTWSWSLLWTTPPLLGWSSYVPEGLRTSCGPNWYTGGSSNNSYILSLFVTCFVMPLGLILFSYANLLMTLRAAAAQQQDSDTTQQAEREVTRMVIAMVMAFLVCWLPYTTFALVVATNKDIAIQPALASLPSYFSKTATVYNPIIYVFMNKQFQSCLLKMVSCGHHPGGTGKATPAAPGPRADGLRNKVTPSHPV, encoded by the exons ATGCAAAGCTCCTCTGGGGCGTGTCAGGCCCTCCTGCTTTATAAAGAGGCTTTGCTTTTGGGGAGGGTCACCTGCATCGGCTCCAGAAGACCGATGGACTCCTCCAACCACTCGCAGGAGCCCCCGCATACGGGGACCCCGGGGCCTTTCGATGGCCCCCAGTGGCCCCACCAGGCCCCCCGGGGCTTGTACCTGTCGGTGGCCGTGCTGATGGGCATCGTTGTGGTCTCGGCCTCGGTTGTGAATGGCTTGGTCATTGTGGTTTCCATCAGGTACAAGAAGCTCCGATCACCCCTGAACTACATCCTGGTGAACCTGGCTGTGGCCGACCTGCTGGTGACGCTCTGCGGCAGCTCTGTCAGCTTCTCCAACAACATCAATGGCTTCTTCGTGTTTGGCAAGCGGATGTGCGAGCTGGAGGGCTTCATGGTCTCCCTGACAG GCATCGTGGGGCTGTGGTCCCTGGCCATCCTGGCCTTCGAGCGGTATGTGGTGGTCTGCAGACCCCTGGGAGACTTTCGGTTCCAGCATCGGCACGCCGTCAGTGGCTGTGCCTTCACATGGAGCTGGTCACTGCTCTGGACGACCCCACCgctcctgggctggagcagctaCGTGCCTGAAG GTCTGAGAACCTCTTGCGGGCCCAACTGGTACACGGgtggcagcagcaacaacagctaCATCTTGTCCTTGTTTGTCACCTGCTTCGTGATGCCCCTCGGCCTGATTCTCTTCTCCTACGCCAACCTGCTGATGACCCTGAGAGCG GCTGCGGCGCAGCAGCAAGACTCGGACACAACACAGCAGGCGGAGCGGGAGGTGACGCGCATGGTGATCGCGATGGTGATGGCCTTCCTCGTCTGCTGGCTGCCCTACACCACGTTTGCGCTGGTGGTGGCCACCAACAAGGACATCGCCATCCAGCCAGCGCTCGCATCCCTGCCCTCCTACTTCTCCAAGACCGCCACGGTTTACAATCCAATCATCTACGTCTTCATGAACAAACAG TTTCAGAGCTGCCTGCTGAAAATGGTGAGCTGCGGTCACCACCCCGGGGGGACGGGAAAAGCCACTccagctgcccccggcccccgTGCAGATGGGCTGCGGAATAAGGTGACACCGTCCCACCCCGTCTAA